The following is a genomic window from Episyrphus balteatus chromosome 1, idEpiBalt1.1, whole genome shotgun sequence.
TTCTTAAGgttcaattttttaacattatataTTTAAGCTTAtacatttatatattatatatataaatattcaatattatGCTTTCTCATAATCTATAACATTGTAACACTGCGAAATcgctatttttgttatattcccAGAATTTTAACGCATGCCAGAAATTCAAGGTCCCAGTGCGTAACAAATCCTACTTGCCGATGAATACTATCATTATGTTTGTTCCACAACAAGAGGTTTGGTTTATTTAGGAGATAGTTTTAATAATTACTAACCTTTTCTATAACTTTACTTTCTCACGAAAACAGGCATGGGTTGTTGAAAGAATGGGTCGCTTTCATGAAATAATGGATCCTGGAGTTAATTTCTTGTTGCCATTTATTGATAAGATTAAATATGTCCAGAGTCTGAAAGAAATAGCTATAGATGTTCCTAAACAAACAGCTATTTCTTTGGACAATGTTACGTTGAGCATCGATGGAGTTTTATATTTACGAATTATAAATCCATacaaaggtttaaaaaaatcttgaagAAATAGTCGAGTAAAATTTAAGCATAAAAttggtaaaatctcggaatccagggaaggTCGATGAAACTGTAAAACTAGTATGGACACTTGGAATCACGGCACCTGGTGGATAGCGACAAAACCTCAAAGTAATATAGATTATTTTCCGATTTGCCGTTTAATGTAgtttcaataagaaaaaaaacaaaaaatacctcgaaaaaaatttattttacgaattaattttatatgaaggagtatcaattttataattgtaaaattGTAGGAGGTCTTGAGgtcttttttgttcttttcttatcGAAACTACATTGAACGGCAAATCGAAATCTATATCATTTTGAGAACCTCAAAATGAAGTGGTAGATGGCGCGGAAAGCTATTTCCCTAGTCCCAATcattcatggtataaaaagagaaggtatgatcattagaaaaaaactctgtcccttcaagcaagaaaacggagttcagaaaagacactcggacctccgaccgagaaaagcggggttacactcacacacttgcaactttttgtgtatgaacacaaagtcgaaggagaaatcgtggtgaaaaaaccaatacatataaaatcggctccgccgtgattataatttccatactaatttgagccgccttcggacccgtctctaagccgaagtcggactcagctccgcctgcgGCGGAGTGGATTCGGACCGAgctcggacctgtttgcttgaagggatatCGAGAActactgtcaaaacttaaaaatggctacttaaggttttgacagctgcccattgaaattgttattttaaacaaatttgtcttggaaattgttgttgcttttgactttgccaaatattaaacgtaaaaaccttattaccccattttgtaagattgCGGccctaatgatcataccttcagccctattctgctattctattcacgtgaatcgaaagatttcTTTCCACTATCACGTCAAACtggatttgaaaaacttcttactTTTGAAAGCAAAGCGTTGTTCCCGCCTGTTTAAGACAttctaaggaaaaaaaatttactaataCTTAATTTTAACCGCCAtttaaacgcttcttattttagactttcacgtgaatcgaatagcagaatagggctgcttgtctttttataccatgccaatcattgtatatgtatatatttctatagtactatcatgaagtcgaatttagtattacttcaagtcaccactattttgaggtggcgctcagtgcatttatttcataaaaattctgcttttttaagctgccactagagttcctaagatcgtttgTCTTCATGATaatactatggaaatatatatacaatggtccCAACAGGGTTGCActaaggtcaaataagaaagttaaaaaaaaaaaaaaatcaccgctCTCGaatacaacaatttttaaggaTCGTTTACACTGTCATCTGTATGAAAGCGTTCAATCGGagttgctgtctcattttagaatttgctcaaactttgtagggatgttctctaggactgtaaggaagcaaatccataaagatttaagccagaactataattgactGAAGCTACGTAtgaaacggaggggaacagcgctcgcaaccgcactcgacggatgaaaagtCATAGAAAACAATAATTGACCGAAGCTTCCGACTCCGTcagccaattatagttctggctttaatTAAGTTGCGTTATTTCCCCGCTGCCCGCATTTGAACTTTTGCaaaacgtcattttcatgttactatagttttgcgtctattgaagatatctttttgtttgaaacggcattttaaagcttaagaatagtaatttttttaataaatattaaaaaattacgtaataattcgCGACCTCAGAAAAACAAGGTTCTAAccgacaattttgaaaaaaatgagttGTATATCAAATCTAGGTAAAATCGTGGTGCTCTTTCCATTCCCGCTATCTATTTTGCTCTATCTCTTTCCGTTTCGAAGATAAGCTGGGCTACAGAGTTCTATCTGCACAATTTTCATTTGAGATTTAAACAATAAGGTTCTAACTTCCACTTAGAACTTTGTTTCACAAAATATCCAGAGATACAGAGTTCTATCTGCCTCTTTTTCGATTTGATTTGAGAGCAATAGGGTTCTCACTTCAAACAACGTTGCAGTTAGAACTTTGTTACATGTttagacgaaaaaattaaatgctgAGCAACTAgactttgtttattattttgaaatagaatTTATTCTCAAAACTATAAATAATTGCTGTAATCCACCActcttaaacaaaaagaaataaattatttaaatctttttatttcaacGCATTCCAAGTCTTCAATATCGAACAACTAAGGTCACATGAACAAAAACTGTACATAGAACCTTATTGTTCTAAATTTAACTGTCTCATCGTTGAGCAACGAAGTCCTATAcggttttttaaagtcaaattaaagggttaaaaatgtgtttttattagttttttaagctAAAATCTTGAAGATTTTCTATACACTCATCgagttgcaaacaaaaaatcaaacttttcataCACAGTGACGGTATAAAGGTGTTTGAATATTGAGaagcgtttttctcaaaacataCTTAGGTGTACTTAGAACCCTGTTGTTCTAAGGTAAcgaattatccctgaattaaaaacaatttttgaaaaactggtaattttgctgatttttcatggtttttgactgtcTCCGGAACCTTGGCTATtgtatgtaggaagcttatacttaccaaatattaaatagagatatttttcaacataatAAATCTTAAATCAACTCGATATCTTCAATAGACGCAAAATTATAGCAGGTAACATGAAAATGAAGTTTGCAAAAGTtcaaatgcgggtagcggggaaacgcAACTTataattaaatcatcatggatttgcttccttacagtcctagagaacatccctacaaagtttgagcaaaatctaaaatgctacagcaattccgattgaatgCTTTCATACGGAAAGACAGTAAACggtccttaaaaattgttttaatcgagagcggtgaaatttttttttaactttcttttttatttgaccTTTTAATAATGCAACCCTCTGCTCGTTTTAAAGATTCATccactttccctggattccgaggcaTAAATCTAATTTTACTCCACTAAAAGAGTAAATACTGATTTATATTTTGTTCAGCTTCTTATGGTGTTGAAGATCCTGAATTTGCTGTCACTCAACTCGCGCAAACGACAATGAGGTCTGAATTGGGAAAGATGTCCTTGGATAAAGTATTTAGGGAGAGAGAATCCCTTAATGCGAGCATTGTAGAATCTATTAACAAAGCCAGTGAAGCTTGGGGTATTACGTGTCTCCGATATGAAATTCGTGATATAAGAGTAAGAATTGTTTTCTTCTATCAAACTTTTGATAGCATGTTttatttaaagctgccagatcGAGTTCATGAAGCCATGCAAATGCAAGTTGAAgccgaaagaaaaaaaagagcaGCAATTTTGGAGTCTGAGGGGATCCGCGAAGCTGAAATAAATATTGCAGAAGGCAAAAGAAAAGCAAGAATACTTGCTTCTGGTAAGTAGGCACTTTtaattaatgttaaaaattcaACGGTTTAGATGAGTCAGCAAAAAAGGAACAATAAACATTTAAATGATAGAAACAGAACATAAAATGACATAAGTttgataattattattttatggattaaaactcaatttcaaacaaattaatttatacaCTCGAAGTTGAACACAACTTTTGGATTTTCATTTTCAACTTGAGAAAATTTCCTCAAAGCTTATTTCatcttcaaattttcaaatataaaatttttcaaaatttacaggtCCCGAAAAATTTAGAAGTTTTCCGAGCAATCTTGAAATTTTAGGTTGAGATATCAGGGGGTTCAAATCCCGTTCtgtgatattttgaaataaaaaaaaaaaatcccagttTCACGCTAAATTCTATTCTCGATttgtaacaaaattaaaacaaatgtctTATGTTGAATTCCCTTCAACCACCACATTGAaattcatttaaggaaaaagtagcgactgcaaatcgatatttttgttttttggaattCGACATAAATCTTTTCACATGATAAATTATTTACCACAACCGAATATTCCTGTgcaaaataattaacaaaaaaaaaaaaacaatctcaactACACATGGATGTTTTGTGTAAGAATCATTTTATGTTAAGAGATGTTTTAAATGTTTGGGATTTAATCATAACAATAAAAATTGCAAAGCTGAGAGTAAGTTCGTCGCCCGAAatttgttttgtcgtaaacgataaaatgcacttttttaaact
Proteins encoded in this region:
- the LOC129905228 gene encoding stomatin-like protein 2, mitochondrial; translation: MLKFGKLSTDVILKNFNACQKFKVPVRNKSYLPMNTIIMFVPQQEAWVVERMGRFHEIMDPGVNFLLPFIDKIKYVQSLKEIAIDVPKQTAISLDNVTLSIDGVLYLRIINPYKASYGVEDPEFAVTQLAQTTMRSELGKMSLDKVFRERESLNASIVESINKASEAWGITCLRYEIRDIRLPDRVHEAMQMQVEAERKKRAAILESEGIREAEINIAEGKRKARILASEAERQENINKASGEAAAILTIADARARGLQTIAKSVASEDGQKAASLTLAEQYISAFSNLAKTNNTMLLPSNSSDISSMVFQAFNIYDMISKKNISEKSLTETVLDKDVMPNKPSTLSMEIKEKL